One Nocardia huaxiensis genomic window, TGGATCGCGCCGCCGAACGCGGCGAGCTCGACCTCGTCGAGGATCTGGCCTACCCGCTGCCCGTCACGGTCATTTGTGAGCTGCTGGGCGTCCCGCTCGATGACGAACCACAACTGCGTCGCTGGTCGATGCTGCTGGCCCGTGCCCTGGACCCGATTTCGGCCACCGCGACAGCCGGTAGCCCCGATCCCGGGGAAATGGTCCGCGCGAACAACGAGCTACACGACTACTTCGAACAGCTCGTGCGCCGCCACCGCACCCGACCAGGTAATGACTTGCTGTCGGCCTTGATCGCCGCCGAGGAATCCGGCGACGCGCTCACCCACGACGAACTCATCTCCACCTGCGCGCTGTTGCTCATCGCCGGGCACGAGACGACCGTCAACCTCATCGCCAACACCGCCCTGACCCTGCTGAGCCACGGGCATCGCCATTACCTGTCCATCCTGCGCACCGCCCCGGCCTTCGCGACGTCGGTGATCGAGGAGAGCCTGCGCTACGACCCGCCGGTGCAGCTGCTTCCGCGCATTGCCCGCGAAGCCATCGCACTGCCCGGCATCGATATCGCGGCCGGTGACCTCGTGGTCCTGCTCTTGGCCGCTGCCAATCGGGATCCAGCCGTGTTCGCCGACCCGGACCGGTTCGATCCCGCGCGCGGCGACCGACATCTGGCTTTCGGTCTGGGACAACACTTCTGCCTCGGTGCACCGCTGGCCCGCCTCGAAGCGTCAGCCGCACTCACGCGATTCGCGCGCCGGGTCCGCGACCCGCGCCTCGACTGTGACGAGCCGCCGTATCGAGAGCATGTCACCCTGCGTGGTCCGGCCAGGCTGCCGCTGGCGTTTACTTCGATCGACCCGGTGAGGTGAGTGCGATCATTCTGGAGATGACGAAGCGGCCATACGCGCTGTAACCAGCAACCCGATGCTCCCAGGGCTGCAGGTCCAAGCAGTTGACGCTTTTCCGAGTAGTCGCCAAAGCTAAAAGCCCCCGGGCGGCGGCCACTACTGTGAACCGCCGCCCGGGTGGATGTAACCGAAATCACATCGCTAGAAATGGCTGGTTAGCCGCCATTTTTCACATGTTTCCCCAGGTCGGATCATTTCCCCGGGAAGGGGGAATTAACCGTGGTGAAGTATTGGACGGCGGCCATGATGGCGACGGGGGCGGTGATGAAGATCTGGCCGATCAGGGTGCCGAGGAAGCCGATGGCGCCCATGCCCGCGATGCAGCCCACGGCGGCGGCGGGGATGAAGGGGCCGAACATGCCGACGATGGTGGCGGAGGCGATGGCGGCGCCGCCGAGGCCGCCGACCAGGGTGGCGATGCTGGCGCCGAGGCTGATGGTGCTGCCGAGGCGGCTCCAGGCGGCGACCTCACGGTCGTACTCGTTCTTCCAGGGAGCCTTGTCCTCGTAGGGCAGGGCGACCGGCTTGTAGACGGCGTGCGCCACATCGAAGCGGGGGGTGAGGGTGGCGGTGCGATCGGCGATCTCGGCGGTGATCGGGAACTCGAAATCGTCTACGCGGAACTTCAATTCGGTGCCTGCGACGGTGGTGCCATCGGCGGCCTTCACCTTGAAGACGCCGTCCTCGACGACCATGGAGCCCGCGTCGGTCTTGATGACGGTCTGCGTCTCGGTATGGGTGGTGGAGTAGTTGATGACGCCGGCGTCGGAATCCGCCGGCGGTGCGGCGTTGGTCGCTCCTGCGGTGACTCCCAGCGAAACACTGAGCGCGGCGGCCAGCATGGCGACCTTGGTGAACTTCACGGGCGGTGAACCTTTCTCTGTTCCCTCATCTGGACGCAGTTCATCGACCCCGGCACATGCGCAGGTGAATTGCGGTGCGGGGGTGGGGAATACGCCTTGTCCGGCTCGCGGGGGAGTTCTGGGTCGATCGCCGCGGCTGGGCGATAGCTGTGAACCGGACGAGATGAGACGGTAGGGTAGGCAAACCTAAGTTTCAAGACCTTCGTTGCCGAACACTCGCACCGACTCCGGCGGCTCGACCACAGGAACCGCTGGTACAGCACACAACCCGGAAGAAATTACCTGATGGAAAGATCTCGTGCCCGGCCGCGACATTGGCCGGGCTGGCTGGTGGCCGCCGCCGTGCTGGTGGCTGCCTGCTTGCTCAGTCTCATGGTCGGCACCAAAGCCATTCCGGCCGCGCAGGTATGGGACGCGCTGTGGGGCGACGACGGCTCGGCCGACGCGCTCATCGTCACCGGGTACCGGGTGCCGCGCACGCTGCTCGGACTGCTCGCCGGGGTCGCGCTCGGCGTCGCCGGATGCCTCATGCAGGGGCTGACGCGCAATCCGCTCGCGGACCCAGGACTGCTCGGCATCAATGCCGGGGCGGCGTTCGCCATCACCATCGCGGTCGCGTTCCTGGGTGTCAGCGAGATCACCTCGTATGTGTGGTTCGGTTTCGCGGGTGCGGCGATCGCCTCGGTGGTGGTGTACCGGTTGGGCACCGCGGGCAGGCAGGGGGCCGATCCGATTCGGCTCACGCTGGCCGGGGTCGCCATCACGGCGGTGCTGTCGGGGCTGACCAAAGGGTTGATCCTGTTGAACGCCAAGGCGTTCGACGAGATGCGGCAGTGGGATGCCGGTGCGCTGACCGGGCGCGGGTACGACATCATCGGCGGCGCCGCGCCGTTCATCGCGGTGGGCGTGGTCGCGGCGGTGGTCGCGGCGCGCTCGCTCAATGCGGTGGCGCTCGGGGAGGATCTGGCGCACGCGCTGGGCGTGCACGTCGGGCGGACCCGGCTGCTCACCGTCACGGCGCTGACCCTGTTGTGCGGCACCGCGACCGCCGCGGTCGGGCCGATCACCTTCGTCGGACTGGCGGTGCCGCACATGGCCCGCTGGATCGTCGGCCCCGACCAGCGCTGGATCATCGCCTATTCGATGCTGCTCGCGCCGATCCTGGTGCTGGGCGCGGATGTGCTGGGGCGCATCGTCATCCGGCCGGACGAACTGGCGGCCGGTCTGGTGACGGCATTCCTCGGCGCACCGGTGCTGATCTGGCTGGCCCGCCGGACGCGGGTGAGTTCGTCATGACCGGAATCGATTTCGGCCGCTCGGTGCTGGTGCTGCGCTCGCGCCGGCTCACCGCCCGGGTGGGCATCCGGACCGTGGTGGTGTGCGCCGTGCTGGTGACGGCGGCGCTGATCATGGCCGTATTGTCGCTGGGCACAGGCGATTACCCGATTCCGCCGGACCGGGTGGTGCGGGCGCTGTTCGTGGGCGATCAACGCTTCGACCGGCTCGTGGTGTGGGACTGGCGTTTTCCGCGCGTGGCGCTGGCGCTGGCCCTGGGCGCCGCGCTCGGTGTGAGTGGCGCGATTCTGCAATCGGTGACCCGCAACCCGCTGGGCAGCCCGGATCTGGTCGGCTTCAATACCGGGGCCTACACCGGCGCGCTGATCGTCATCCTGGCGCTGGGCGGTGGCGGCTATCAGACGGCCGCCGGTGCGCTGATCGGCGGATTGCTTGCGGCCCTGGCCATTCAGCTGCTCGCCTTCCGGCACAATGTCACCGGTTTCCGGCTGATCATCGTCGGTATCGGTGTCAGCGCCATGCTGTCCTCGGTCAATACCTGGCTCATTCTGCGCGCCGACCTCAATGCCGCCATGTCGGCCGCGGCCTGGGGTGCGGGGTCGCTGAGCGGTGTGACCTGGCCGCAGGTCGCGCCCGCGCTGGTCCTGCTGGCCGGGCTCGGCGTGGCCGCCGTCCCGGCTTCGCGGCGCTTGCAGATTCTCGAGCTCGGCGATGATCTGGCGCAGGCGTTCGGTATTCGCGTCGGCCGCGACCGCATGCTGCTGATCGTGCTGAGCGTCGCGCTCACCGCCGTCGCCACCGCCGTCGCCGGGCCGATCGCGTTCCTGGCCCTGGCCGCACCGCAATTGGGCCGCCGCCTGGCCCGCACACCCTCCACGGCCCTGGCTCCGGCGGCGGCCATGGGCGCTCTGCTGCTGGTGACCTGCGACTGGATCTCACAGCGGGTGTTCGCGCCCACCACCCTGCCGGTCGGCGTCGTCACCGTGTCGGTGGGCGGGCTCTATCTGGCGTATCTGCTGGTCGCCGAGGCGCGACGGAACTAGAGGAACGATGAACGAAAAGATCGGTGCCCGAACGGAAGTGGCGGTACAGCAGGAAACCGCGGTGCGGTTGCGGGCGGACCAGGTCCGTCTCGGCTATCGCGGCCGGACCATCAGCGACCAGCTCTCCGTGGACATCCCAGACGGCACGTTCACGGTGATCATCGGCCCCAATGCCTGTGGCAAATCCACGCTGCTGCGGGCGCTGGCCCGGCTGCTGGCCCCCGAGCGGGGCGCGGTGCTGCTGGACGGCAAGGCCATCGGCGCGTACCCGGCCAAGGAGGTCGCGCGCCGGATCGGCCTGCTCCCGCAGACTTCCACCGCGCCCGATGGCATTCGGGTCGCGGATCTCGTAGCGCGCGGCCGCTATCCGCATCAGACCCTGCTGCGGCAGTGGTCGCGGGCGGACGAGGAGGCGGTGACGGCGGCCATGGCCGCCACCGGCGTCACCGAGTTGTCGGCGCGTTCGGTGGACGAGCTGTCCGGCGGGCAGCGGCAGCGGGTGTGGATCGCCATGGTGCTCGCGCAGGAGACGCCGATCGTCCTGCTGGACGAGCCCACCACGTACCTGGATATCGCCCATCAGATCCAGTTGCTGGATCTGTGCCGCACGCTCAACCGTGAGTCCGGCCGGACCGTGGTGGCGGTGTTGCACGATCTGAACCACGCCTTCCGCTACGCCGATCACCTCATCGCCATGCGGGACGGGCGGGTGATCGCCGCCGGAGCGCCGCGCGAGATCGTCACCGCCGAGCTCGTGCGGGAGGTGTTCGCGCTCGGCTGCCGGATTATCGACGACCCGGAAACCGGTGCGCCACTGGTGATTCCGCTCGCGGAAAACGCGGCCGAAGTGGGCTGATGCGGCAGCGCGGAACGTAGGTTCCCCACTCCTACTAAAGTTAGGCTAACCTTCATTTGCCCCTCCCTTGCCGGCCTTTCGCAGAGCCCGGGTGGACCGGGGGAGGGGTCGAAAATCGCTGATGGTGAAGGGAGTTTCCGTGGGACCGGTGGAACGGGACGACTCGAGCGCCGGTCACCCCGGACTGCCGCTCACCGGACCGCAGCTGGGCATCTGGAACGCCCAGCGCTTCGACCCGGAATCCGGCCGCTACCTGGTCGGCGAGGTCCTCGAGATCTCCGGCGGGCCGGTCATCGAGGTGGACCTGCTCGCCGAGGCCATCCGCCGCACGGTGGCCGAAGCCGAGAATATGCGGCTGCGCTTCCGCGAAACCGCCGATGGACCAAGGCAATTCGTCGCCGACACCCCGGCCGTGCTGCGCCCGACCATCGACCTGCGCCTGGCCGCCGACCCGTTCGCCCTGGCCCACGAGGCCGTCGCCCTGGAACGGCAACGCGCCGCCGAGGACTGCCGCGCCATGGTGGACCGGCAGCTGTACAACTACACGCTCATCCGCGTCACCGACCACGACGTGTGGTGCGTACAGCTCTACCACCACCTGATCGTGGACGGCTACAGCGCGGCCCTGCTGTCGCGCCGGGTCGCCGCCCACTACAGCGCCCTGAGACGTGGAAAACCGAAGCCCAAGAACACCTTCGGCACCATCGCGGCACTGGTGGCGGAGGAGCGGGACT contains:
- a CDS encoding cytochrome P450; translation: MSTTPTPSPGFFAQLLDPAQRADPYALFARIREQGPVRLGELPVVVLSSHRDCAAVLRHKAASVERHHASIPLGLTPVHDLAGASPGELTGTASMLFRDAPDHTRLRRLAAKAFTPSVVRALEPRITAIADAALDRAAERGELDLVEDLAYPLPVTVICELLGVPLDDEPQLRRWSMLLARALDPISATATAGSPDPGEMVRANNELHDYFEQLVRRHRTRPGNDLLSALIAAEESGDALTHDELISTCALLLIAGHETTVNLIANTALTLLSHGHRHYLSILRTAPAFATSVIEESLRYDPPVQLLPRIAREAIALPGIDIAAGDLVVLLLAAANRDPAVFADPDRFDPARGDRHLAFGLGQHFCLGAPLARLEASAALTRFARRVRDPRLDCDEPPYREHVTLRGPARLPLAFTSIDPVR
- a CDS encoding iron chelate uptake ABC transporter family permease subunit, which encodes MERSRARPRHWPGWLVAAAVLVAACLLSLMVGTKAIPAAQVWDALWGDDGSADALIVTGYRVPRTLLGLLAGVALGVAGCLMQGLTRNPLADPGLLGINAGAAFAITIAVAFLGVSEITSYVWFGFAGAAIASVVVYRLGTAGRQGADPIRLTLAGVAITAVLSGLTKGLILLNAKAFDEMRQWDAGALTGRGYDIIGGAAPFIAVGVVAAVVAARSLNAVALGEDLAHALGVHVGRTRLLTVTALTLLCGTATAAVGPITFVGLAVPHMARWIVGPDQRWIIAYSMLLAPILVLGADVLGRIVIRPDELAAGLVTAFLGAPVLIWLARRTRVSSS
- a CDS encoding FecCD family ABC transporter permease, with the translated sequence MTGIDFGRSVLVLRSRRLTARVGIRTVVVCAVLVTAALIMAVLSLGTGDYPIPPDRVVRALFVGDQRFDRLVVWDWRFPRVALALALGAALGVSGAILQSVTRNPLGSPDLVGFNTGAYTGALIVILALGGGGYQTAAGALIGGLLAALAIQLLAFRHNVTGFRLIIVGIGVSAMLSSVNTWLILRADLNAAMSAAAWGAGSLSGVTWPQVAPALVLLAGLGVAAVPASRRLQILELGDDLAQAFGIRVGRDRMLLIVLSVALTAVATAVAGPIAFLALAAPQLGRRLARTPSTALAPAAAMGALLLVTCDWISQRVFAPTTLPVGVVTVSVGGLYLAYLLVAEARRN
- a CDS encoding ABC transporter ATP-binding protein; translated protein: MNEKIGARTEVAVQQETAVRLRADQVRLGYRGRTISDQLSVDIPDGTFTVIIGPNACGKSTLLRALARLLAPERGAVLLDGKAIGAYPAKEVARRIGLLPQTSTAPDGIRVADLVARGRYPHQTLLRQWSRADEEAVTAAMAATGVTELSARSVDELSGGQRQRVWIAMVLAQETPIVLLDEPTTYLDIAHQIQLLDLCRTLNRESGRTVVAVLHDLNHAFRYADHLIAMRDGRVIAAGAPREIVTAELVREVFALGCRIIDDPETGAPLVIPLAENAAEVG